In Hahella sp. KA22, one genomic interval encodes:
- a CDS encoding polymorphic toxin-type HINT domain-containing protein, with product MDFVAMGTVTVAAAAVPSQVHDRVMSVMGKVVNQIEVKRKHVFDSLFKSYCARLTQVVLALLLLVSSSGAYAAPGIALLEEQAYHTGGFNLREMDFWVQSKGSPVRLSRVYKDGRGWTWNERWDRLKLKKNEVKLVLDVANGGYGSNGTNSLKLDKVVETPLKPEEHYLRWDYIKRGDTKYEHVKGQKRFGYGGNYIEATPTGYIWHNREGEWITYDSAGVMLKYGDAEGNEIYFKRDEAGRVAEVKDTLDRTLYSLSYVDEKSGLVKSATDYTGRTVSYHYTNGHLTSVIDVRGYEWRYEYNDDGDLNRRIDPENNVTTYGYEDRRVDQIVYADGSSIAYEYGYDKKYKMYLFTTRGVDGTVIDQKILDNDPEQEQKVYFVSQGGSGSSPKPKSTSVLKVKALFDSVAKDPKKSYGREIYSEKINGKQFSTVHYSHETGIRTLTDVYGKRTALLEDQWGNTIKEVYPDGEEVSSTYDARFDYVTSHTNKAGIRSTYSYDSAGRMASANLAVGTDVASSVTFAHTDEMTKATYSGKVGEAFSRYSYFDDRGNNIKQVDSEGYETLYTYDVMGNVKTMTTPRGYTYTFEYDDAGNLLSVTDPLFRTTSYVYDKVGNVITETAPNKSKTSFTYNALNQWEEVKDQLDQKAEHKTDPKTNTTRIASAGKSVGYIRNGMFGEPLEFVDGEGNRVEYVYDNQLLKEVRYPTLTQKFSYNNQRLIEQVTTEYDGQSSVTSFEYDVLGQLTKKIVAGGRSVSYEYDELGRVSVLKDADGGLTQFFYDHRSNLIKVIDPENREARLEYDTNGFIKAEVFVVEGVEHRRTYSYDPNGNLAQVITPIGEKLVYTYDEADQLKRLEYFVNKDAALARKVVNFAYDELGLLKSYSDGETSAVYRRDELGHLAEATVNYGPFSKTIAYTYDENGVVDSYTNPESLTYEYGYNGVGKISTVTVPGAGVITFNSYNWGQPTSITFPGGASIERNYNGLMAFTENKLLDPASNVIMRAVYGYDGAGNITNLSTDHGDYTYGYDNLNRLESVDYPQSTPELTDQAYTYDAAGNRLSRKSGSNDAEVVTEELEYNDANQLVRQGEVYYHYDANGHLISKGADATGENPEYRYIYSADERLVRVESGAGTVIAEYGYDPFGRRLWKEVAGERTYFLYNFSGLMAEYDASGNLLKEYHYLPTSTWMSDPLFMREKGEIYYYQVDHLGTPTRLIKPNGETVWEGRYDAFGEAEVVSAKVENNLRLPGQYFDKETGFHHNFMRDYDPDIGRYIQADPLGIGGGLNRYAYSRLSPLMAFDPYGTDYYEITDKFFDLISPKDEDGYPIPLPQGFVDGAAAIGDNAISTVSGGLVSGQEIRNWLGIDGGVNMCSGMYRFVDFAAGFIPWGGPAKGISRLTRSRKTSNLSKGNKTSGTKNNTGPACQCFVAGTLVETAEGKVAIEEIEVGDQVYARDEITGETQLRTVLNTIQNQDKQIVTITVRDSEGRQEEINTTPEHPIWVEGESWSRADKLEEGDYLVAYSGKLLRVVSLVYQTDKQPTFNFDVEGNHNYFVGESGAWVHNTRVCDLTSRVRAVNGRRPINSKYAGKTVPLEDLPLALRKKYPHSVTFNGAGFPDFSRYSIKNVRITLGKSRGVDFGRADKAAGYTKNNPRPNDYTWHHHQDTGYMQLVPTDIHDAIKHTGGIAKSK from the coding sequence GTGGATTTTGTGGCGATGGGGACGGTAACTGTGGCGGCGGCAGCGGTACCGAGTCAGGTTCATGACAGGGTAATGAGTGTAATGGGAAAAGTAGTAAATCAGATTGAAGTAAAGAGAAAACACGTGTTCGACTCATTGTTTAAAAGTTATTGCGCCAGACTGACTCAAGTGGTTCTAGCCCTGTTGTTGCTGGTGAGCTCTAGTGGCGCTTATGCGGCTCCTGGCATTGCGCTGCTTGAAGAGCAGGCGTATCACACCGGAGGATTCAATCTGCGGGAAATGGATTTCTGGGTCCAATCTAAGGGGAGCCCTGTACGACTCTCCCGTGTTTACAAAGATGGCCGTGGGTGGACCTGGAATGAACGTTGGGACAGACTTAAGCTCAAAAAAAATGAAGTAAAGCTGGTGCTTGATGTCGCCAATGGAGGATATGGCAGTAATGGTACGAACAGTCTAAAGCTGGATAAGGTCGTTGAAACGCCGCTTAAGCCAGAAGAGCACTATTTACGTTGGGACTATATTAAACGCGGCGATACAAAGTATGAACACGTCAAGGGACAAAAGCGATTTGGCTACGGCGGCAATTATATAGAGGCCACTCCGACTGGTTACATTTGGCATAACCGGGAAGGAGAGTGGATTACTTATGACTCAGCAGGGGTCATGCTTAAATATGGAGATGCCGAAGGCAATGAAATATATTTTAAGCGTGATGAAGCGGGAAGGGTTGCAGAGGTTAAAGATACTCTTGATCGCACCTTATACTCCCTTAGCTATGTTGATGAAAAAAGTGGTCTGGTAAAGTCCGCCACTGACTATACAGGGCGAACAGTCAGTTATCACTATACTAATGGTCATCTTACTTCGGTGATCGATGTAAGGGGATATGAGTGGCGATACGAATATAATGATGACGGTGACCTGAATCGGCGAATAGACCCTGAGAACAATGTAACGACATACGGGTATGAGGATCGTCGAGTCGATCAGATTGTATATGCCGATGGCAGCAGTATAGCCTATGAATACGGATATGATAAAAAGTACAAGATGTATCTGTTCACTACTCGCGGTGTGGACGGAACGGTTATTGATCAGAAAATCCTGGATAATGATCCTGAGCAAGAGCAGAAAGTCTACTTTGTCTCACAGGGTGGAAGCGGTTCTTCACCAAAGCCTAAATCCACCTCTGTCTTAAAGGTAAAAGCTCTTTTTGACAGTGTAGCCAAGGACCCCAAAAAGAGTTACGGAAGAGAAATATATTCTGAAAAAATAAATGGAAAGCAGTTCTCAACAGTTCACTATTCTCATGAAACCGGTATTCGCACTTTAACAGACGTATATGGAAAAAGGACTGCGCTTCTTGAAGACCAATGGGGGAATACCATTAAGGAGGTATACCCAGATGGTGAGGAGGTCAGCAGTACTTATGATGCAAGATTTGACTATGTAACCTCGCATACCAATAAGGCCGGTATTCGCTCAACATACAGTTATGATTCCGCGGGTAGAATGGCGTCCGCAAATCTTGCTGTGGGCACGGATGTGGCCAGTAGCGTTACATTTGCGCATACGGATGAAATGACAAAAGCCACCTACAGTGGGAAAGTAGGTGAAGCATTCAGCAGATATTCATACTTCGACGACCGCGGCAACAATATCAAACAAGTCGATAGCGAAGGCTATGAGACTTTATATACCTACGACGTCATGGGCAATGTTAAGACCATGACCACCCCGCGGGGCTATACCTATACCTTTGAGTATGACGATGCCGGCAACCTGTTATCTGTAACTGATCCACTCTTTCGGACGACCAGTTACGTCTACGATAAAGTGGGCAATGTCATTACTGAAACAGCGCCTAATAAAAGCAAAACTTCTTTTACATATAATGCGCTGAATCAGTGGGAAGAAGTCAAAGACCAGCTAGATCAGAAGGCGGAACACAAAACTGATCCCAAAACCAATACGACCCGCATTGCTTCTGCCGGGAAATCCGTTGGTTATATTCGCAATGGAATGTTTGGCGAGCCGCTGGAGTTTGTGGATGGCGAGGGGAACAGGGTTGAGTATGTTTATGATAATCAGCTTCTGAAAGAAGTTCGGTATCCCACCTTAACGCAGAAGTTTTCCTACAATAACCAGCGTCTGATTGAGCAGGTCACTACGGAGTACGATGGGCAAAGCTCCGTCACCAGCTTTGAATATGACGTGCTGGGGCAGTTGACCAAAAAAATCGTCGCAGGCGGCCGTTCTGTTTCCTATGAATACGATGAACTGGGCCGGGTAAGCGTTTTGAAAGACGCGGACGGCGGATTGACTCAGTTCTTCTATGACCATCGCAGCAATCTGATTAAAGTCATTGACCCGGAAAATCGGGAAGCGCGACTGGAATATGATACTAACGGTTTTATCAAGGCCGAAGTCTTTGTGGTCGAGGGCGTTGAACATCGACGCACTTACAGCTATGACCCTAATGGCAACCTTGCGCAGGTTATCACTCCCATCGGAGAGAAGCTGGTATACACCTACGATGAGGCGGACCAGCTAAAACGGCTGGAGTACTTCGTCAATAAAGACGCCGCCCTGGCGCGCAAGGTCGTTAATTTCGCCTATGACGAGCTGGGCCTGCTGAAGAGCTACAGCGATGGCGAGACTTCTGCTGTTTACCGTCGCGACGAATTGGGTCATCTCGCCGAGGCGACGGTCAATTATGGTCCATTCAGCAAAACCATTGCCTATACCTACGACGAAAACGGGGTAGTGGACAGCTACACCAACCCTGAAAGCCTTACCTATGAGTATGGCTACAACGGGGTGGGTAAAATATCTACGGTGACGGTACCGGGCGCGGGTGTTATTACATTCAATAGCTACAACTGGGGACAGCCGACTTCCATCACCTTCCCGGGCGGCGCGAGCATTGAGCGCAACTACAACGGTCTGATGGCCTTTACGGAAAACAAGCTGCTTGACCCCGCCAGCAATGTCATTATGCGTGCGGTCTATGGCTACGATGGCGCCGGCAATATCACCAACCTTTCGACCGACCACGGCGACTACACATACGGCTATGACAACCTGAACCGTCTGGAGTCCGTCGATTATCCCCAATCCACCCCGGAACTGACTGATCAGGCTTATACCTACGACGCAGCGGGCAACCGCTTGAGTCGTAAGAGCGGCTCTAATGACGCAGAGGTTGTTACTGAAGAGCTGGAGTATAACGACGCTAACCAACTGGTGCGTCAGGGTGAGGTTTATTATCACTACGACGCCAACGGCCATTTAATCAGCAAAGGTGCGGACGCTACCGGAGAGAATCCCGAATATCGTTACATCTACAGCGCCGACGAACGTCTGGTGCGCGTCGAATCGGGCGCCGGGACGGTGATTGCCGAGTACGGCTATGATCCATTCGGACGCCGCTTATGGAAGGAGGTAGCTGGCGAGCGCACTTATTTCCTGTACAACTTCTCAGGGTTGATGGCGGAATACGACGCCTCAGGCAATCTGCTCAAAGAGTATCACTACCTGCCAACCAGCACCTGGATGAGCGACCCCCTGTTCATGCGTGAAAAAGGGGAGATCTATTACTACCAGGTGGATCACCTGGGCACGCCTACTCGTTTGATCAAACCCAATGGCGAGACGGTCTGGGAAGGTCGTTACGACGCGTTTGGCGAAGCGGAAGTCGTAAGCGCCAAAGTAGAAAACAACCTGCGTTTACCCGGCCAGTATTTCGATAAAGAAACCGGTTTCCACCATAACTTTATGCGGGATTACGATCCCGATATAGGTCGTTATATACAGGCTGACCCCCTCGGTATTGGTGGTGGCTTGAACAGGTACGCATACTCCCGCTTAAGTCCGTTAATGGCTTTTGATCCTTATGGAACTGACTATTATGAGATAACTGATAAGTTTTTCGATTTAATTTCACCGAAAGATGAGGACGGCTACCCAATACCCTTACCTCAAGGTTTTGTGGATGGCGCTGCTGCCATTGGTGATAATGCTATTTCCACAGTGAGTGGTGGCCTCGTCTCTGGGCAGGAAATCAGAAACTGGCTGGGCATTGACGGTGGCGTCAATATGTGCTCCGGCATGTACCGCTTTGTAGACTTCGCAGCAGGCTTTATCCCTTGGGGCGGTCCGGCCAAAGGCATCAGCAGGCTTACGCGCTCAAGAAAGACGTCTAATCTCAGCAAAGGCAATAAAACTTCTGGCACCAAAAACAATACCGGTCCGGCCTGTCAGTGCTTTGTCGCTGGCACTCTAGTTGAAACAGCTGAAGGGAAGGTCGCCATTGAAGAGATTGAAGTCGGCGACCAAGTATATGCCAGGGATGAGATAACAGGAGAAACGCAGCTTAGAACGGTTCTGAACACTATCCAGAATCAAGACAAGCAGATTGTCACTATTACAGTAAGGGATTCCGAAGGGCGCCAAGAAGAGATCAATACGACCCCAGAGCATCCTATTTGGGTTGAAGGCGAGTCTTGGTCTAGGGCTGACAAGTTAGAAGAAGGCGATTACTTAGTAGCTTATAGTGGGAAATTGCTGAGAGTCGTCAGTCTAGTTTATCAAACAGATAAACAGCCTACTTTTAACTTTGACGTAGAAGGTAATCATAACTACTTTGTTGGTGAGAGTGGTGCTTGGGTTCATAATACAAGAGTATGCGATCTCACTAGTAGGGTAAGGGCGGTTAATGGCAGAAGACCCATAAATAGCAAATATGCTGGAAAAACCGTACCTCTCGAAGACTTGCCCTTAGCTTTACGAAAAAAGTATCCCCACAGTGTTACTTTTAACGGTGCTGGGTTTCCTGATTTTTCGAGGTACTCAATAAAGAACGTAAGAATTACTCTTGGAAAGAGTAGAGGGGTGGACTTTGGAAGGGCAGATAAGGCTGCAGGATATACTAAGAATAACCCTAGACCAAATGATTATACTTGGCATCATCATCAAGACACAGGATATATGCAGCTTGTACCTACCGACATACATGATGCAATTAAGCATACTGGTGGAATAGCTAAATCAAAATAG